A genomic region of Arachis hypogaea cultivar Tifrunner chromosome 5, arahy.Tifrunner.gnm2.J5K5, whole genome shotgun sequence contains the following coding sequences:
- the LOC112802693 gene encoding probable folate-biopterin transporter 8, chloroplastic — MIYPAISSLSPPFMAFLPKLNKLQRKTSLRTPYSRRIVCFQSQNQNQNPNAIDKPMLLMKKKKRKTVENEKENGNGNGGPSAPSSEVRRRGMLLLCGVGYWVQGFRCFPWLALNFHMANSLNLNPSTLQLVQYSANLPMLAKPLYGIISDAIYIGGAHRIPYVSLGVLLQVISWGLLASGPAAREVLLNLIACALLSNLGASITEVAKDALVAEYGMKQKICGLQSYAFMALAGGGIVGNLIGGFFLQKMPPRIMFIIFSSLLSLQLAISLSTREESLGIELSDRNLTMKCIAEDIRKQAYDLIMAISDVCILHPLIWIVGSIAMVPMLSGSIFCYQTQCLKLDPMIIGLSRVTGQMMLLSATVLYNRKWKKVAMRKLIGLVQILYASSLLLDLILVKQINVKLGISNEAFTFCFSGLAEILAQFKLLPFSVLFATLCPKGCEGSLTSFLASALCLSSIVSGFLGIGLASLLGITSGDFSGLTTGILLQFVAALVPLRWIHCIPMSQPVVKKQRRGMSRKARRNRRVGKVVLSSIYAYRRERERETWK, encoded by the exons ATGATTTACCCTGCAATTTCCTCTCTAAGCCCACCATTTATGGCGTTTTTGCCAAAGTTGAATAAACTGCAGCGAAAAACTTCTTTACGGACGCCATACTCAAGACGAATCGTTTGCTTCCAaagccaaaaccaaaaccaaaaccccAATGCAATTGATAAACCTATGTtattgatgaagaagaagaagcggaagACGGtggaaaatgagaaagaaaatggTAATGGTAATGGTGGTCCTTCTGCTCCTTCTTCGGAAGTTAGAAGGAGAGGAATGTTGTTATTGTGTGGTGTTGGTTATTGGGTTCAAGGTTTCAGGTGCTTTCCATGGCTTGCTCTTAATTTCCACATGGCTAACAGCCTCAACTTGAATCCCTCAACGTTGCAACTAGTGCAGTATTCTGCTAATCTCCCAATGCTCGCTAAGCCCCTTTATGGAATCATTTCTGATGCCATCTACATTGGTGGCGCTCACAGGATTCCCTATGTTTCTCTTGGAG TACTTTTGCAGGTCATCTCTTGGGGTCTTCTGGCATCAGGCCCTGCAGCACGGGAAGTGCTTCTAAACTTGATTGCATGCGCGCTTCTCAGTAATTTAGGTGCATCCATTACAGAAGTAGCAAAGGATGCACTTGTGGCAGAATACGGAATGAAGCAAAAAATATGCGGCCTACAGTCATATGCATTCATGGCCTTAGCTGGAGGTGGAATTGTAGGCAACTTGATTGGTGGTTTCTTCTTACAGAAGATGCCTCCCAGAATTATGTTCATCATATTTTCTTCTCTATTGTCATTACAACTAGCAATTTCTTTATCCACAAGAGAGGAGTCTCTAGGCATAGAACTTTCAGATCGAAATCTTACTATGAAGTGCATTGCAGAGGATATAAGAAAACAAGCATATGATCTCATCATGGCTATTAGTGACGTATGCATCTTGCATCCACTTATATGGATTGTTGGATCAATTGCCATGGTACCTATGCTTTCAGGCTCTATCTTTTGCTATCAAACACAGTGTTTAAAACTTGATCCTATGATAATTGGGCTATCAAGAGTGACTGGCCAGATGATGCTTCTTTCAGCTACTGTGCTCTATAACCGTAAATGGAAGAAAGTAGCAATGAGAAAACTGATAGGCTTGGTGCAGATTCTATATGCTTCATCCCTACTTCTTGATCTCATTTTAGTGAAGCAGATAAATGTAAAATTGGGAATTTCCAATGAGGCGTTCACTTTTTGTTTCTCCGGTTTGGCCGAAATTTTGGCACAGTTTAAGCTCCTTCCATTTTCAGTGTTATTTGCAACTTTATGTCCCAAGGGTTGTGAAGGATCTCTCACCTCTTTCCTTGCATCAGCTTTGTGTCTATCATCAATAGTTAGTGGGTTCTTGGGTATTGGGTTGGCATCTCTCCTTGGCATTACGTCGGGTGATTTCTCAGGCTTGACTACTGGAATTCTTTTACAGTTTGTCGCAGCCTTAGTACCTTTAAGATGGATTCACTGTATACCGATGTCACAGCCTGTTGTCAAGAAGCAAAGGAGAGGTATGAGCCGAAAAGCTCGGAGAAACAGAAGAGTTGGAAAGGTTGTTCTCAGTTCTATTTACGCATACCGGAGGGAAAGAGAACGAGAGACATGGAAGTAA